A DNA window from Streptomyces bacillaris contains the following coding sequences:
- the argS gene encoding arginine--tRNA ligase, translated as MASVPSLASTLQQQLADALTAALPDAGTADPLLRRSDRADFQANGILALAKKLKGNPRELAGQVTAALPAGELIKDIEVSGPGFLNITLADRAIVETLAARAADPEGRLGVPVDPAAGTTVIDYAQPNVAKEMHVGHLRSAVIGDAMVRILEFTGEDVVRRHHIGDWGTQFGMLIQYLIEHPGALDHEGGASDGEAAMSTLNRVYKASRALFDSDEEFKARSRDRVVALQAGDPQTLELWQGFVDESKIYFHSVFDKLDMEVRDPDIVGESGYNDMLEETCRILEETGVAVRSEGALCVFFDDVKGPDGNQVPLIVKKTNGGYGYAATDLSAIRDRVQNLKADTLLYVVDARQSLHFKMVFETARRAGWLNEDVKAVQLAFGTVLGKDGKPFKTREGESVRLEDLLDEAVSRATAVVREKAEKVGLSEDEIVENGRYVGIGAVKYADLSTSAVRDYKFDLDQMVSLNGDTSVYLQYAYARIQSILRKAGDAVPAAHPELALAPAERALGLHLDQFGEVLSEVASGYEPHKLAAYLYQLASHLTTFYDQCQVLSAENAPEVVENRLFLVDLTARTLHRGMELLGIRTPGRL; from the coding sequence ATGGCCTCGGTCCCTTCCCTCGCTTCCACGCTCCAGCAGCAGCTGGCGGACGCCCTGACGGCAGCCCTGCCGGATGCCGGCACCGCGGACCCGCTGCTGCGCCGAAGCGACCGGGCCGACTTCCAGGCCAACGGCATCCTGGCGCTCGCCAAGAAGCTCAAGGGCAACCCCCGGGAGCTGGCCGGCCAGGTCACCGCAGCCCTCCCGGCGGGTGAGCTGATCAAGGACATCGAGGTCTCCGGCCCCGGCTTCCTCAACATCACCCTCGCGGACCGGGCGATCGTCGAGACGCTGGCCGCCCGCGCCGCCGACCCCGAGGGCCGCCTCGGCGTCCCGGTCGACCCGGCCGCCGGCACCACCGTCATCGACTACGCCCAGCCCAACGTGGCCAAGGAGATGCACGTCGGCCACCTGCGGTCGGCGGTCATCGGTGACGCGATGGTCCGGATCCTGGAGTTCACCGGCGAGGACGTCGTCCGGCGCCACCACATCGGGGACTGGGGCACCCAGTTCGGCATGCTCATCCAGTATCTGATCGAGCACCCGGGCGCCCTGGACCACGAGGGCGGCGCGAGCGACGGCGAGGCCGCCATGTCGACGCTGAACCGGGTCTACAAGGCCTCGCGCGCCCTGTTCGACTCCGACGAGGAGTTCAAGGCGCGCTCCCGGGACCGGGTGGTGGCCCTCCAGGCCGGGGACCCGCAGACGCTGGAGCTGTGGCAGGGCTTCGTCGACGAGTCGAAGATCTACTTCCACTCCGTCTTCGACAAGCTCGACATGGAGGTCCGCGACCCCGACATCGTCGGTGAGTCCGGCTACAACGACATGCTGGAGGAGACCTGCCGGATCCTGGAGGAGACGGGGGTCGCCGTCCGCTCCGAGGGTGCGCTCTGCGTCTTCTTCGACGATGTGAAGGGCCCGGACGGCAACCAGGTCCCGCTGATCGTGAAGAAGACGAACGGCGGTTACGGCTACGCGGCCACCGACCTCTCCGCCATCCGCGACCGGGTGCAGAACCTGAAGGCCGACACCCTGCTGTACGTGGTCGACGCCCGGCAGTCGCTGCACTTCAAGATGGTCTTCGAGACGGCCCGCCGGGCGGGCTGGCTGAACGAGGACGTCAAGGCCGTGCAGCTCGCCTTCGGCACGGTCCTCGGCAAGGACGGCAAGCCGTTCAAGACCCGTGAGGGCGAGAGCGTGCGGCTGGAGGACCTCCTCGACGAGGCGGTCTCCCGGGCCACGGCGGTCGTGCGGGAGAAGGCCGAAAAGGTGGGCCTGTCCGAGGACGAGATCGTCGAGAACGGCCGGTACGTCGGCATCGGCGCCGTGAAGTACGCGGACCTGTCGACCTCCGCCGTGCGGGACTACAAGTTCGACCTGGACCAGATGGTGTCGCTCAACGGCGACACGTCGGTCTACCTCCAGTACGCCTACGCCCGTATCCAGTCGATCCTGCGCAAGGCGGGCGACGCGGTCCCGGCCGCCCACCCGGAGCTGGCGCTGGCCCCGGCGGAGCGCGCGCTCGGCCTGCACCTGGACCAGTTCGGCGAGGTGCTCTCGGAGGTCGCGTCCGGCTACGAGCCGCACAAGCTGGCCGCGTATCTGTACCAGCTCGCGTCCCACCTGACCACGTTCTACGACCAGTGCCAGGTGCTCAGCGCGGAGAACGCGCCCGAGGTCGTCGAGAACCGGCTCTTCCTGGTGGACCTCACCGCCCGGACCCTGCACCGGGGCATGGAGCTGCTCGGCATCCGGACCCCCGGCCGCCTCTGA
- the lysS gene encoding lysine--tRNA ligase — MPTVAESQTSTETDWVSRFADDVIAESERRAPGKPVVVASGLSPSGPIHLGNLREVMTPHLVADEIRRRGYTVRHLISWDDYDRYRKVPNGVPGVDESWAEHIGKPLTSVPAPAGSAYPNWAEHFKAAMTAALDELGVEYDGISQTEQYTAGAYREQILHAMKHRADIDAVLDRYRTKKDPAAQAKGGKKPQQKKVDEAELEAAEGSGAAAEDDGSGNSAGYFPYKPYCGNCEKDLTVVTSYDDDTTELNYTCSACGFAETVRLSEFNRGKLVWKVDWPMRWAYEGVIFEPSGVDHSSPGSSFVVGGQIVREVFDGVQPIGPMYAFVGISGMAKMSSSKGGVPTPADALKIMEAPLLRWLYARRKPNQSFKIAFDQEIQRLYDEWDSLVRKVEDGTVLPADAAAYSRAVRTAAGELPGTPRPLPYRTLASVADITAGAEDQTLRILTELDPENPLTSLDEARPRLDRAENWITTQVPAEARTIVRDEPDKELLGSLDDQGRDSLRLLLEGLDTHWSLDGLTTLVYGVPKVLAGLEPDAKPTPELKAAQRSFFVLLYRLLVSRDTGPRLPTLLLAVGADRVRKLLGA, encoded by the coding sequence GTGCCGACCGTGGCCGAGAGTCAGACCAGCACCGAGACCGACTGGGTCTCCCGCTTCGCGGACGATGTCATCGCCGAATCGGAGCGTCGTGCGCCTGGCAAACCGGTCGTCGTCGCCTCCGGCCTGTCACCGTCCGGCCCGATCCACCTGGGCAACCTCCGCGAGGTCATGACCCCGCACCTGGTCGCGGACGAGATCCGGCGCCGCGGGTACACCGTGCGCCACCTGATCTCCTGGGACGACTACGACCGCTACCGCAAGGTCCCGAACGGGGTCCCGGGCGTGGACGAGTCCTGGGCCGAGCACATCGGCAAGCCGCTGACCTCGGTGCCCGCCCCGGCCGGATCCGCGTATCCGAACTGGGCCGAGCACTTCAAGGCCGCCATGACCGCCGCCCTGGACGAGCTGGGCGTCGAGTACGACGGGATCAGCCAGACCGAGCAGTACACGGCCGGCGCCTACCGCGAGCAGATCCTGCACGCCATGAAGCACCGCGCCGACATCGACGCCGTCCTCGACCGCTACCGGACCAAGAAGGACCCGGCGGCCCAGGCCAAGGGCGGCAAGAAGCCGCAGCAGAAGAAGGTCGACGAGGCCGAGCTGGAGGCCGCCGAGGGCTCCGGCGCCGCCGCCGAGGACGACGGCAGCGGCAACAGCGCCGGCTACTTCCCGTACAAGCCCTACTGCGGCAACTGCGAGAAGGACCTCACCGTCGTCACCTCCTACGACGACGACACCACCGAGCTGAACTACACCTGCTCGGCCTGCGGCTTCGCCGAGACGGTCCGGCTCAGCGAGTTCAACCGCGGCAAGCTGGTCTGGAAGGTCGACTGGCCGATGCGCTGGGCGTACGAGGGCGTGATCTTCGAGCCCAGCGGCGTCGACCACTCCTCGCCCGGCTCCTCCTTCGTCGTCGGCGGCCAGATCGTCCGCGAGGTCTTCGACGGCGTGCAGCCCATCGGGCCCATGTACGCCTTCGTCGGCATCTCCGGCATGGCCAAGATGTCCTCCAGCAAGGGCGGGGTCCCCACCCCGGCCGACGCGCTGAAGATCATGGAGGCGCCGCTGCTGCGCTGGCTCTACGCGCGCCGCAAGCCCAACCAGTCGTTCAAGATCGCCTTCGACCAGGAGATCCAGCGGCTGTACGACGAGTGGGACTCGCTGGTCCGCAAGGTCGAGGACGGCACGGTGCTCCCCGCCGACGCCGCCGCGTACTCGCGGGCCGTCCGCACGGCGGCCGGGGAGCTTCCGGGCACCCCGCGCCCCCTCCCGTACCGGACGCTCGCCTCGGTCGCGGACATCACGGCCGGCGCCGAGGACCAGACGCTGCGCATCCTGACCGAGCTGGACCCGGAGAACCCGCTGACCTCGCTGGACGAGGCGCGCCCGCGTCTCGACCGGGCCGAGAACTGGATCACCACCCAGGTCCCGGCCGAGGCCCGCACCATCGTCCGCGACGAGCCCGACAAGGAGCTGCTGGGCTCGCTCGACGACCAGGGCCGCGACTCGCTGCGCCTCCTCCTGGAGGGGCTGGACACGCACTGGTCCCTGGACGGGCTCACCACGCTCGTCTACGGCGTGCCGAAGGTGCTGGCGGGGCTGGAGCCGGACGCCAAGCCGACGCCCGAGCTGAAGGCCGCCCAGCGGTCGTTCTTCGTGCTGCTCTACCGCCTGCTCGTCAGCCGCGACACGGGGCCGCGGCTGCCCACGCTGCTGCTCGCGGTGGGGGCGGACCGGGTGCGCAAGCTGCTGGGCGCGTAG
- the galU gene encoding UTP--glucose-1-phosphate uridylyltransferase GalU, whose translation MHTSITKAVIPAAGLGTRFLPATKATPKEMLPVVDKPAIQYVVEEAASAGLEDVLLITGRNKRALEDHFDRNYELESALQKKGDADRLARVQESSSLATTHYVRQGDPKGLGHAVLCAAPHVGDQPFAVLLGDDLIDPRDPLLARMIEIQERHGGSVVALMEVEPSQIHLYGCAAVETTEDGDVVKVTDLVEKPAPADAPSNYAIIGRYVLDPAVFDVLRQTEPGRGGEIQLTDALQTLAADEKIGGPVHGVVFKGRRYDTGDRGDYLRAIVRLACEREDLGPEFRSWLRTFVDEDEAAAG comes from the coding sequence ATGCACACCAGCATCACCAAGGCCGTCATCCCTGCCGCGGGCCTGGGCACCCGGTTCCTGCCGGCCACGAAAGCGACCCCGAAGGAGATGCTGCCGGTCGTCGACAAGCCGGCGATCCAGTACGTGGTCGAGGAGGCCGCTTCCGCCGGTCTCGAGGACGTCCTCCTGATCACCGGCCGCAACAAGCGCGCCCTGGAGGACCACTTCGACCGCAACTACGAGCTGGAGTCGGCCCTCCAGAAGAAGGGCGACGCCGACCGGCTCGCGCGGGTGCAGGAGTCCAGCTCGCTGGCGACCACGCACTACGTCCGCCAGGGCGACCCCAAGGGCCTCGGTCACGCCGTGCTCTGTGCCGCCCCGCACGTGGGCGACCAGCCCTTCGCCGTGCTGCTGGGCGACGACCTCATAGACCCGCGCGACCCCCTGCTGGCCCGCATGATCGAGATCCAGGAGCGGCACGGCGGCAGCGTCGTCGCGCTCATGGAGGTCGAGCCCTCCCAGATCCACCTCTACGGCTGCGCCGCCGTGGAGACCACCGAGGACGGCGACGTCGTCAAGGTCACCGACCTGGTGGAGAAGCCGGCCCCGGCCGACGCGCCGTCCAACTACGCGATCATCGGCCGGTACGTCCTGGACCCGGCCGTCTTCGACGTGCTGCGGCAGACCGAGCCGGGGCGCGGCGGCGAGATCCAGCTCACCGACGCCCTCCAGACGCTCGCGGCGGACGAGAAGATCGGCGGCCCGGTGCACGGCGTCGTCTTCAAGGGCCGCCGCTACGACACCGGCGACCGGGGCGACTACCTGCGCGCCATCGTCCGCCTCGCCTGCGAACGCGAGGACCTGGGACCGGAGTTCCGCTCCTGGCTGCGTACCTTCGTCGACGAGGACGAGGCCGCGGCGGGCTGA